The following proteins are co-located in the Neodiprion virginianus isolate iyNeoVirg1 chromosome 6, iyNeoVirg1.1, whole genome shotgun sequence genome:
- the LOC124307746 gene encoding spermine oxidase isoform X3 has product MFKDVQVLIVGAGAAGIAAACRLLEQGFQNVRVFEAGDRIGGRVHTVEFGAYIADNVVELGAEYVHGERGNISYELASRHNLLEGSNLLTNTEKWMFADSQGEIIPREQSTELLNIYHEIYTVMPNKITDFEGSFGEYFTQEYYKAFKENPFTNFTRAEEFLEWICKYESIIESCDSWSEVSASGLAEYWTCEGNPLLNWKGRGYKTLFEVLMNKFTPAASELPLLEKVDFKKVVSSIDYSSKNRITIRTTDNSEHNADHVIFTPSLGVLKEQHSNLFTPPLPELKRRAIQGLGFGTVDKIIFEFPYKWWPEDIAGFNLVWSKEDKTKFVQSSDKGNEWLADVFHFSTIDHQPRLLSGWLTGPCARHVEDLKDSTVLDGFYDMLQRFFSKKFDIPKPINMIRSKWNQNKHFRGSYSFRTLESKNLDIWAKDLAEPIINPTGKPVLLFGGEATHEHYYSTVHGAVESGIREADRLIEYYRKRKPQL; this is encoded by the exons ATGTTTAAAGATGTGCAAGTTTTAATTGTTGGAGCCGGCGCTGCTGGTATCGCCGCGGCATGCCGTCTGCTGGAGCAAGGTTTTCAAAATGTCAGAGTTTTTGAAGCCGGAGATCGAATCGGAGGGCGCGTACATACCGTAGAATTCGGTGCGTACATTG CTGATAACGTGGTAGAGCTAGGAGCTGAATATGTGCACGGTGAGCGTGGAAATATATCCTATGAATTGGCATCTCGCCACAATCTTTTGGAGGGATCTAACCTTCTGACCAATACTGAAAAGTGGATGTTTGCTGATTCTCAAGGAGAAATCATACCTAGAGAACAAAGTACTGAGCTACTGAATATATATCATGAAATCTACACAGTTATGCCAAACAAGATAACAGATTTCGAGGGGTCATTCGGAGAATATTTCACACAAGA GTATTACAAGGCATTCAAGGAAAATccatttacaaatttcaccaGGGCAGAAGAATTTTTGGAGTGGATATGCAAGTATGAATCTATCATAGAATCTTGCGATTCGTGGTCCGAAGTTTCTGCATCTGGACTTGCCGAGTATTGGACATGTGAAGGGAATCCATTGCTTAATTGGAAAGGCAGGGGATATAAAACTCTGTTTGAAGTTTTAATG AACAAGTTTACACCAGCGGCAAGTGAGCTACCACTTCTGGAAAAAGTGGACTTCAAGAAAGTAGTTTCAAGTATTGACTATAGCAGTAAAAATCGAATTACTATTAGAACTACTGACAACTCGGAGCATAATGCTGATCATGTTATTTTTACACCCTCGCTTGGTGTACTGAAAGAACAACACAGCAATTTATTCACTCCACCACTACCTGAATTGAAAAGACGTGCCATACAG GGTCTCGGATTTGGAACAGTGGACAAAATTATCTTTGAATTTCCTTACAAATGGTGGCCCGAAGATATCGCCGGTTTTAATTTAGTTTGGTCGAAGGAGGATAAAACAAAGTTTGTACAATCTTCTGACAAA GGTAATGAATGGTTGGCtgatgtttttcatttctccaCTATTGACCATCAACCTCGTCTTTTAAGCGGTTGGCTCACTGGACCATGTGCAAGGCATGTTGAGGACTTGAAAGATTCAACTGTACTTGATGGATTCTATGACATGTTGCAAAGATTCTTTAGTAAAAAATTCGACATTCCAAAACCAATAAATATGATACG GTCCAAGTGGAATCAGAATAAACACTTTAGAGGCTCCTACAGTTTTCGAACTTTGGAATCTAAAAATTTAGACATCTGGGCGAAAGACCTTGCTGAACCTATCATTAATCCCACTGGCAAACCA GTATTACTTTTTGGTGGGGAGGCAACTCATGAGCACTATTACTCGACAGTTCATGGTGCAGTTGAAAGCGGAATTCGCGAAGCTGATAGACTCATAGAATACTACAG GAAAAGAAAACCCCAGCTGTAA
- the LOC124307746 gene encoding spermine oxidase isoform X2 — translation MFKDVQVLIVGAGAAGIAAACRLLEQGFQNVRVFEAGDRIGGRVHTVEFADNVVELGAEYVHGERGNISYELASRHNLLEGSNLLTNTEKWMFADSQGEIIPREQSTELLNIYHEIYTVMPNKITDFEGSFGEYFTQEYYKAFKENPFTNFTRAEEFLEWICKYESIIESCDSWSEVSASGLAEYWTCEGNPLLNWKGRGYKTLFEVLMNKFTPAASELPLLEKVDFKKVVSSIDYSSKNRITIRTTDNSEHNADHVIFTPSLGVLKEQHSNLFTPPLPELKRRAIQGLGFGTVDKIIFEFPYKWWPEDIAGFNLVWSKEDKTKFVQSSDKGNEWLADVFHFSTIDHQPRLLSGWLTGPCARHVEDLKDSTVLDGFYDMLQRFFSKKFDIPKPINMIRSKWNQNKHFRGSYSFRTLESKNLDIWAKDLAEPIINPTGKPVLLFGGEATHEHYYSTVHGAVESGIREADRLIEYYRYEALEYISFCSLDTKLKRP, via the exons ATGTTTAAAGATGTGCAAGTTTTAATTGTTGGAGCCGGCGCTGCTGGTATCGCCGCGGCATGCCGTCTGCTGGAGCAAGGTTTTCAAAATGTCAGAGTTTTTGAAGCCGGAGATCGAATCGGAGGGCGCGTACATACCGTAGAATTCG CTGATAACGTGGTAGAGCTAGGAGCTGAATATGTGCACGGTGAGCGTGGAAATATATCCTATGAATTGGCATCTCGCCACAATCTTTTGGAGGGATCTAACCTTCTGACCAATACTGAAAAGTGGATGTTTGCTGATTCTCAAGGAGAAATCATACCTAGAGAACAAAGTACTGAGCTACTGAATATATATCATGAAATCTACACAGTTATGCCAAACAAGATAACAGATTTCGAGGGGTCATTCGGAGAATATTTCACACAAGA GTATTACAAGGCATTCAAGGAAAATccatttacaaatttcaccaGGGCAGAAGAATTTTTGGAGTGGATATGCAAGTATGAATCTATCATAGAATCTTGCGATTCGTGGTCCGAAGTTTCTGCATCTGGACTTGCCGAGTATTGGACATGTGAAGGGAATCCATTGCTTAATTGGAAAGGCAGGGGATATAAAACTCTGTTTGAAGTTTTAATG AACAAGTTTACACCAGCGGCAAGTGAGCTACCACTTCTGGAAAAAGTGGACTTCAAGAAAGTAGTTTCAAGTATTGACTATAGCAGTAAAAATCGAATTACTATTAGAACTACTGACAACTCGGAGCATAATGCTGATCATGTTATTTTTACACCCTCGCTTGGTGTACTGAAAGAACAACACAGCAATTTATTCACTCCACCACTACCTGAATTGAAAAGACGTGCCATACAG GGTCTCGGATTTGGAACAGTGGACAAAATTATCTTTGAATTTCCTTACAAATGGTGGCCCGAAGATATCGCCGGTTTTAATTTAGTTTGGTCGAAGGAGGATAAAACAAAGTTTGTACAATCTTCTGACAAA GGTAATGAATGGTTGGCtgatgtttttcatttctccaCTATTGACCATCAACCTCGTCTTTTAAGCGGTTGGCTCACTGGACCATGTGCAAGGCATGTTGAGGACTTGAAAGATTCAACTGTACTTGATGGATTCTATGACATGTTGCAAAGATTCTTTAGTAAAAAATTCGACATTCCAAAACCAATAAATATGATACG GTCCAAGTGGAATCAGAATAAACACTTTAGAGGCTCCTACAGTTTTCGAACTTTGGAATCTAAAAATTTAGACATCTGGGCGAAAGACCTTGCTGAACCTATCATTAATCCCACTGGCAAACCA GTATTACTTTTTGGTGGGGAGGCAACTCATGAGCACTATTACTCGACAGTTCATGGTGCAGTTGAAAGCGGAATTCGCGAAGCTGATAGACTCATAGAATACTACAGGTATGAAGCTCTTGAGTATATCTCGTTTTGTTCGTTAGATACAAAATTAAAAAGGCCTTAG
- the LOC124307746 gene encoding spermine oxidase isoform X1: MFKDVQVLIVGAGAAGIAAACRLLEQGFQNVRVFEAGDRIGGRVHTVEFGAYIADNVVELGAEYVHGERGNISYELASRHNLLEGSNLLTNTEKWMFADSQGEIIPREQSTELLNIYHEIYTVMPNKITDFEGSFGEYFTQEYYKAFKENPFTNFTRAEEFLEWICKYESIIESCDSWSEVSASGLAEYWTCEGNPLLNWKGRGYKTLFEVLMNKFTPAASELPLLEKVDFKKVVSSIDYSSKNRITIRTTDNSEHNADHVIFTPSLGVLKEQHSNLFTPPLPELKRRAIQGLGFGTVDKIIFEFPYKWWPEDIAGFNLVWSKEDKTKFVQSSDKGNEWLADVFHFSTIDHQPRLLSGWLTGPCARHVEDLKDSTVLDGFYDMLQRFFSKKFDIPKPINMIRSKWNQNKHFRGSYSFRTLESKNLDIWAKDLAEPIINPTGKPVLLFGGEATHEHYYSTVHGAVESGIREADRLIEYYRYEALEYISFCSLDTKLKRP, from the exons ATGTTTAAAGATGTGCAAGTTTTAATTGTTGGAGCCGGCGCTGCTGGTATCGCCGCGGCATGCCGTCTGCTGGAGCAAGGTTTTCAAAATGTCAGAGTTTTTGAAGCCGGAGATCGAATCGGAGGGCGCGTACATACCGTAGAATTCGGTGCGTACATTG CTGATAACGTGGTAGAGCTAGGAGCTGAATATGTGCACGGTGAGCGTGGAAATATATCCTATGAATTGGCATCTCGCCACAATCTTTTGGAGGGATCTAACCTTCTGACCAATACTGAAAAGTGGATGTTTGCTGATTCTCAAGGAGAAATCATACCTAGAGAACAAAGTACTGAGCTACTGAATATATATCATGAAATCTACACAGTTATGCCAAACAAGATAACAGATTTCGAGGGGTCATTCGGAGAATATTTCACACAAGA GTATTACAAGGCATTCAAGGAAAATccatttacaaatttcaccaGGGCAGAAGAATTTTTGGAGTGGATATGCAAGTATGAATCTATCATAGAATCTTGCGATTCGTGGTCCGAAGTTTCTGCATCTGGACTTGCCGAGTATTGGACATGTGAAGGGAATCCATTGCTTAATTGGAAAGGCAGGGGATATAAAACTCTGTTTGAAGTTTTAATG AACAAGTTTACACCAGCGGCAAGTGAGCTACCACTTCTGGAAAAAGTGGACTTCAAGAAAGTAGTTTCAAGTATTGACTATAGCAGTAAAAATCGAATTACTATTAGAACTACTGACAACTCGGAGCATAATGCTGATCATGTTATTTTTACACCCTCGCTTGGTGTACTGAAAGAACAACACAGCAATTTATTCACTCCACCACTACCTGAATTGAAAAGACGTGCCATACAG GGTCTCGGATTTGGAACAGTGGACAAAATTATCTTTGAATTTCCTTACAAATGGTGGCCCGAAGATATCGCCGGTTTTAATTTAGTTTGGTCGAAGGAGGATAAAACAAAGTTTGTACAATCTTCTGACAAA GGTAATGAATGGTTGGCtgatgtttttcatttctccaCTATTGACCATCAACCTCGTCTTTTAAGCGGTTGGCTCACTGGACCATGTGCAAGGCATGTTGAGGACTTGAAAGATTCAACTGTACTTGATGGATTCTATGACATGTTGCAAAGATTCTTTAGTAAAAAATTCGACATTCCAAAACCAATAAATATGATACG GTCCAAGTGGAATCAGAATAAACACTTTAGAGGCTCCTACAGTTTTCGAACTTTGGAATCTAAAAATTTAGACATCTGGGCGAAAGACCTTGCTGAACCTATCATTAATCCCACTGGCAAACCA GTATTACTTTTTGGTGGGGAGGCAACTCATGAGCACTATTACTCGACAGTTCATGGTGCAGTTGAAAGCGGAATTCGCGAAGCTGATAGACTCATAGAATACTACAGGTATGAAGCTCTTGAGTATATCTCGTTTTGTTCGTTAGATACAAAATTAAAAAGGCCTTAG
- the LOC124307752 gene encoding proteasome assembly chaperone 2, translated as MIKLTEDIDLTGYTLIIPSVAVGNVGQLAVDLFISSLSAKRIGYVWDSAFIPIVGPDPYDENSSALCTAVDLFCSTDKRVLLIQIRSPLSKKPFLFFKKLQNFITEKHIAKVIILTSSYSHEKRDQQIRTIPLRYIASPEIKSEFGAMFDSLNWTHLESKIDEYGRSEVLAIPGGGFAKNLYDIFVENHIPCAVLLRFCSEGDNIPDAMELANYLNQWLELFSKDASGNLLIRKPSSWRFLFGNDPPLEMF; from the exons ATGATAAAACTTACAGAAGATATTGATTTGACGGGATACACGCTCATCATTCCTTCAGTAGCTGTAGGAAATGTTGGACAATTGGCTGTTGATCTTTTTATATCGAGCCTTAGCGCAAAGAGAATAGGTTATGTTTGGGATTCTGCATTCATACCTATAGTTGGCCCTGATCCGTACGACGAAAATTCGTCAGCCCTTTGCACAGCcgttgatttattttgtagCACAGATAAAAGAGTTCTACTAATTCAAATAAGATCACCACTGTCCAAGAAGCCCTTTCTATTCTTTAAAAAGCTGCAGAACTTCATCACAGAAAAACACATTGCCAAG GTCATCATATTGACCAGCAGCTACTCCCATGAAAAACGAGATCAACAGATCAGAACCATTCCGTTACGTTACATTGCATCTCCGGAAATAAAATCAGAATTTGGTGCAATGTTCGACAGCCTGAACTGGACACATCTAGAaagtaaaattgatgaatatgGCAGGAGCGAAGTCCTTGCAATCCCAGGTGGAGGTTTTGCCAAAAACCTATATGATATCTTTGTTGAGAACCATATTCCTTGTGCGGTCTTACTCAGATTTTGTTCAGAAGGAGACAACATCCCAGATGCAATGGAGTTAGCTAACTACTTAAATCAGTGGCTAGAACTTTTCTCAAAGGACGCCTCTGGTAATTTATTAATCAGAAAACCTTCGTCTTGGAGATTCTTATTTGGCAATGATCCTCCACTCGAAATGTTCTGA
- the LOC124307753 gene encoding translocon-associated protein subunit delta, whose protein sequence is MNRLIVLCIIAVTTSLALAETCQKPEVSASAYVTEDATVLTNIAFTTQFTLKCSNGAKGVSLYAEVEGKTLPAVRLSADNKYQVSWTEDIKKARSGDYNVNLYDEEGYSALRKAIRNGEDPSSVKPLAVVVLNNPGAYLGPWINSELLAAFLAAFVTYTAFSAKWKLLS, encoded by the exons atgaacaggcTCATTGTTTTGTGCATTATCGCCGTCACCACCTCCTTGGCGTTGGCCGAAACTTGTCAAAAACCAGAAGTTTCAGCCTCAGCATACGTTACCGAAGATGCTACAGTCTTGACTAACATCGCTTTCACCACACAATTCACGCTAAAGTGTAGCAACGGCGCCAAAGGTGTTTCTCTATATGCCGAGGTCGAAGGAAAGACTTTGCCCGCAGTCAGACTCAGTGCGGACAACAAATATCAG GTCAGCTGGACGGAGGATATAAAGAAAGCTAGATCAGGAGATTACAATGTTAATCTGTACGATGAAGAAGGTTACAGTGCCCTTCGCAAAGCAATTAGAAACGGAGAAGATCCGAGCAGTGTGAAACCTCTAGCTGTTGTTGTTCTCAACAACCCTGGTGCTTACCTTGGACCATGGATAAACTCTGAACTCTTAGCTGCATTCTTAGCTGCATTTGTTACATACACAGCATTCTCTGCCAAATGGAAGCTGTTATCGTAA
- the LOC124307158 gene encoding docking protein 3, protein MEPENIVMQGILLLPPQGMLGQLKKTWHKKFCQLFKPSKIGIKRLEVFDSQEEAVSQPHSSKIITLEACVKIAPSNQPNVFTVVTKTGIHHYGCSSELDMTNWMNAFQIVAFADSFPQHIIEEDNDLYSTAGEGIFAVKLVESDASKRCKLEEKNYTLILAAADMRLMDGEEILFTWPYKFIRRYGYRDGKFTFEAGRKCKSGEGLFCLEHSSQQIFKCLSAKMKCMKKLLSGDSSPSIDFNNAQYHAALSMEAGSRSPLPPSLNSSGNLIDLEFSTISQNSQKYSNSSSLSNDQPVSFIKPPPPIIKPKPAKPPRRHMFTGHHERKSLEEELPDTMMHGRYTRLNSSSSTEFPSSCNNNLMTMDDQKNPYDSVEVRSDAWKTHGADNVLHTEAIIPCTSDEEAQYETMDTWSYASQSSTKSKTSSNDMVITPTCPIIHNNVSHRSEPPNYDKLQHFGSTHKLNQNSGYRTPNVQPNSQINVPALPPVVDTEPSSSWDDYEFIEDISTARSANDSSHGYGRVRKKVTLPNSAGPNHKIYNQTEYAVISKPRKV, encoded by the exons ATGGAGCCTGAGAATATTGTAATGCAGGGCATCCTGCTTTTACCACCGCAAGGAATGCTGGGACAACTCAAG aAAACGTGGCACAAGAAGTTTTGCCAACTTTTCAAGCCCAGCAAAATTGGTATCAAACGACTCGAGGTTTTCGACAGCCAAGAGGAAGCTGTCTCGCAGCCCCACTCCTCGAAAATCATCACCTTAGAAGCTTGCGTCAAAATTGCACCCAGCAATCAACCCAACGTATTCACC GTTGTCACGAAAACTGGAATTCATCACTATGGCTGTTCCTCGGAGCTTGATATGACAAATTGGATGAACGCATTTCAAATAGTTGCCTTTGCAGACAGCTTTCCCCAACATATTATCGAAGAAGACAATGATTTGTATAGTACGGCCGGAGAAGGAATCTTTGCGGTTAAGCTCGTGGAATCTGATGCCTCGAAGCGATGCAAACTagaggagaaaaattatacattgatattaGCGGCTGCCGATATGAGACTCATGGATGGAGAAGAGATTCTGTTTACCTGGCCCTACAAATTCATAAGGAGGTATGGATATAGAGACGGAAAGTTCACCTTTGAAGCTGGTAGGAAATGTAAATCTGGCGAGGGATTGTTCTGTCTGGAGCATAGCAGTCAACAGATCTTCAAGTGCTTGTCTGCTAAAATGAaatgcatgaaaaaattgcttaGTGGGGATAGCAGCCCCAGTATTGATTTTAACAATGCTCAGTATCACGCCGCATTGTCCATGGAAGCTGGTTCCAGGTCCCCTCTACCACCATCCCTTAATAGCTCTGGAAATTTAATTGATCTGGAGTTTTCAACGATATCACAAAACTCCCAGAAATATTCAAACTCATCGTCGTTATCCAATGATCAGCCCGTGTCCTTTATAAAACCACCACCACCTATTATAAAACCAAAGCCAGCAAAACCACCCAGAAGGCACATGTTTACCGGCCATCACGAAAGAAAATCTCTCGAAGAAGAATTACCTGACACAATGATGCATGGAAGGTACACTAGATTGAATTCCAGTAGCTCTACAGAATTTCCGTCAAGTTGTAACAACAACTTGATGACTATGGATGATCAAAAAAATCCCTACGATTCGGTAGAGGTGAGAAGTGATGCATGGAAAACACACGGCGCTGATAATGTACTTCATACGGAAGCGATCATACCTTGTACATCTGACGAAGAGGCTCAGTATGAAACAATGGACACATGGTCATATGCCTCGCAGAGCTCAACTAAGAGCAAAACGAGCAGCAATGATATGGTTATCACTCCAACCTGCCCAATCATCCACAACAATGTTTCGCACAGATCTGAACCACCTAACTACGACAAGTTGCAGCATTTTGGCTCTACGCATAAGCTAAACCAGAACTCTGGTTACAGGACACCCAACGTGCAACCTAATTCCCAAATCAATGTACCCGCATTACCTCCTGTAGTGGATACTGAGCCATCGTCATCTTGGGATGATTATGAATTTATCGAGGATATTAGCACCGCTAGATCTGCAAATGACAGCAGTCATGGTTATGGAAGggttagaaaaaaagtaaccCTGCCAAATAGCGCTGGGccaaatcataaaatatacaaCCAAACTGAATATGCAGTAATATCCAAGCCAAGAAAGGTTTAA